Genomic DNA from Streptomyces sp. GS7:
GACGATGCTGCGGTACATGCCGCAGTTCACCCGCCTCTACGCCCAGCGCTCCTTCATCGGCACCGTCCTGAAGGACGTCGGCCTGCCCCGCCCCGAGAACCAGCGGGCCGACGACCTCGCCACCGAGGTCGGACCGGAGAACATCGACCAGGCCGACGCCGACTGGATCTTCACCGGCGTCTACGGCGACCCCGGGTCCACCAAGCGCGACACCGCCGAGCGGAACCCGCTCTGGAAGAACCTCAAGGCGGTCAGGGACGGCCACGCGAGGAACGTGAAGGACGAGACCTGGTACCTCGGCCTCGGCGTCACCGCCGCCGACGGCGTCCTGGACGACCTGCGCGGCTTCCTCGTCCGGCACTGACCGCCCGGCACCGACCCGCGCGGACCCGGTGCCCGGTGCCCTCGGCGGACCGCGGGGCGGTGCGGTGGCACGGGTGAGAGGTAACCTTCCCCCCGTGCCCGTACTGTCTGAAGTCCTCGCCGCGCTCGACGTCCTGTGGCCCCCCGAGCGGGCCGAGGGATGGGACGCCGTCGGCACCGTCTGCGGCGACCCCGGCGCCGAGGTGCGCCGGGTGCTGTTCGCCGTCGACCCGGTCCAGGAGATCGTCGACGAGGCCGTGCAGCTCGGCGCCGACCTCCTCGTCACCCACCACCCGCTCTACCTGCGCGGGACGACGACGGTCGCGGCCTCGACCTTCAAGGGCAGGGTCGTGCACACCCTCATCAAGCACGACATCGCCCTGCACGTCGCGCACACCAACGCCGACACCGCCGACCCCGGTGTCTCCGACGCCCTGGCCGGCGCGCTGGACCTGCGGATCCTGCGCCCCCTGGTGCCGGACGCGAGCGATCCGGCCGGCCGCCGCGGCCTGGGCCGGATCTGCGAACTCCCGCACCCCATGACGCTGTCCGAGCTCGCCGGCCACGCCGCCGCCCGCCTGCCCGCCACCGCGCAGGGCATCCGGGCGGCCGGCGACCCGGACCGCGAGATCCGCACCCTCGCGGTCTCCGGCGGCTCCGGCGACAGCCTCTTCGACGACGTACGGGCGGCCGGCGTGGACGCGTTCCTCACCGCCGACCTGCGCCACCACCCGGCCTCCGAGGCCACGCAGCACGGCCCGTTGGCGCTGCTGGACGCGGCCCACTGGGCCACCGAATGGCCGTGGTGCGAGCAGGCCGCGGCCCAGCTCGACGCGGTCTCCGACCGGCACGGCTGGGGACTGCGCACGCATGTCTCCCGTACGGTCACCGACCCCTGGACCGCCCACGCGGCGTCCGCCCCGCTCACCAGCCCCCCTGACAATTCCCACACCACAGGAGCCCCACGCTGAACGCCGCGCCCGCCGACCAGATCCGCCTTCTCGACGTCCAGAGCCTGGACGTCCGGCTCACCCAGCTCGCGCACCGGCGCAAGAACCTCCCCGAGCTGGCCGAGCTGACGACCCTGGAGGCCGACCTCACCCAGCAGCGCGACCTGCTCGTCGCCGCGCAGACCGAGGAGAGCGACACCAGCCGCGAGCAGACCAAGGCGGAGCAGGACGTGGACCAGGTGCGCCAGCGCGCCGCCCGCGACCAGAAGCGCCTGGACTCCGGCGCCATCACCTCCCCGAAGGACCTGGAGAACCTCCAGCGCGAACTGGCCTCGCTGGCCAAGCGCCAGGGTGACCTGGAGGACGTGGTGCTGGAGGTCATGGAGCGCCGCGAGACCGCCCAGGAGCGGGCCGCCGAGCTGACCGGCCGGGTCGGGGCGATCCAGGCCAAGGTCGACGACGCCACCGCCCGCCGGGACGCCGCGTACGCCGAGATCGACGCCGAGGCCGCCACGGTCACCAAGGAGCGCGAACTGACCGTCGCTGACCTCCCCGAGGCGCTCGTCAAGCTCTACGACAAGATCCGCACCCGGGAAGGCGGCGTCGGTGCGGCCCGCCTCTACCAGCGCCGCTGCGAGGGCTGCCGGCTGGAGCTGAACATCACCGAGCTCAACGACGTCCGGGCCGCCGCCGCCGACGCCGTCGTGCGGTGCGAGAACTGCAGCCGCATCCTGGTCCGTACGCCCGACTCGGGTCTGTAGGCCATGGCGCGCAAGCTGATCGTCGAAGCGGACGGCGGCTCCCGGGGCAACCCGGGCCCGGCCGGCTACGGCGCGGTGGTCCTCGACCCGGCGACGGGCGAGGCGCTGGCCGAGGCCGCCGAGTTCATCGGCACCGCGACCAACAACGTCGCCGAGTACAAGGGCCTGCTGGCCGGGCTGCGCGCCGCGCACGCGCTGGACCCGCAGGCCACCGTCCACGTCCGGATGGACTCCAAGCTCGTCGTCGAGCAGATGTCGGGCCGCTGGAAGATCAAGCACCCGGACATGAAGCCGCTCGCCGCCGAGGCCAAGACGGTCTTCCCCGTGGACCAGGTCAGCTACGAGTGGATCCCCCGGGAGAAGAACAAGCACGCCGACCGGCTCGCCAACGAGGCGATGGACGCGGGCAAGAACGGCAAGCAGTGGGAGCCGCGCGACTCCCGGGCGGCACTGGCCACCGCCGGTGCGCCCGCCCGCAGCGCCGCGGCGCGCGCCGCCGACCGGGCCGCCGAGGCGGCCGAGACCGGCGAACAGGCGCCCGCCGCCCCGCCGTTGGGCTGGGGCGCGCCCGACCTCGGCGTGCCCGCGACGTTCGTCCTGCTGCGGCACGGCGAGACCGCGCTGACCCCGGAGAAGCGCTTCTCCGGCAGCGGCGGCACCGACCCCGAACTCTCCGCAGCAGGCCGCCGCCAGGCCGAGGCGACCGCCGCCGCGCTCGCCGCCCGCGGCACGATCCAGGCCGTCGTCAGCTCACCGCTGCGCCGCTGCCGGGAGACCGCCGACGCGGTCGCGGCCCGGCTCGGCCTGGACGTCCGCGTCGAGGACGGGCTCCGCGAGACCGACTTCGGGGCCTGGGAGGGGCTGACCTTCGCCGAGGTCCGCGAGCGCTTCCCCGAGGACCTGGACGCCTGGCTCGGCTCCGTCAAGGCGGCGCCCACCGGCGGCGGCGAGTCCTTCGCGGCGACCGCCCGCCGGGTCGCGGTCGCCCGCGACAAGCTCCTCGCCCGGTACGCGGGCCGGACCGTCCTGCTGGTCACCCATGTCACGCCGATCAAGACCCTGGTCCGGCTGGCGCTGGGCGCCCCGCCGGAGTCGCTGTTCCGGATGGAGCTGTCGGCGGCGTCGCTGTCGGCGGTGGCGTACTACGCGGACGGCAACGCCTCGCTGCGGCTGCTGAACGACACCTCGCACCTGCGCTAGCGGACCCGCGCTCGGTACGCGAACGGGCCCGGCACATCGTCAACGATGCGCCGGGCCCGTTCCGTTGCGGGGCGGCGGCGGGCCGGCGGGGCGGCTCAGGGCGCCAACGCCGCGGCCTCCCGGGCGAGTTGGCGCACCCGGCCCCAGTCCTTGGCGGCCAGCGCATCGGCCGGCAGCATCCAGCTGCCGCCGACGCAGCCGACGTTCGGCAGCGCGAGATAGGACGACGCGGTCGCCGGGCCGATGCCGCCGGTCGGGCAGAAGCGCGCCCGCGGCAGCGGCGCGGCCAGCGATGCCAGATAGGCGGTGCCGCCCGCCGCCTCGGCCGGGAAGAACTTCATCTCGGTGACGCCCTCCTCCAGCAGCGCCACCACCTCCGAGGCCGTGGAGACGCCCGGCAGGAAGGGGCGGCCGGAGCCCCGCATGGCGTGCAGCAGCCGCGGCGACCACCCGGGGCTCACCAGGAACGCGGCGCCGGCCGCACCGGCCGCGGCGACCTGCCCGGGGGTGAGCACGGTGCCGGCGCCGACCACCGCGTCCGGCACCTCGGCGGCGACGGCCCGGATCGCGTCCGGCGCGGCGGGCGTCCGCAGCGTGATCTCGATCGCCGGCAGCCCGCCCGCGACCAGCGCACGGGCGAGCGGTACGGCATCGGCGGCGTCCTGGAGCACGACGACCGGGATGACGGGGGCGAGTCCGAGGACCGACGGGGACGAGGGTCCCCCCGACCCGCACGGAGCCGGGGGCCCGGGGGACGGCACGGGGGAGGAGGCGGCGTGGGTCACGCCGCCCATACTGCGCCCACCGCCCCACCCCCTGCAACGCCCGTTGCACGTACTGCAACGCGCGCCCTCGTGTCTCCCTCTACCCCTCTACGCCTCTAGCGTCCCGTCCGGCGCACAGCGCCCCGTCACGCTCCCCACTCACCCTCACCCGCATCCGCCACACTCACAGCTCCGTCACGATCACATCGACGCCCCACGCCCTGCCGGCCTTCGCCGGCGCCTCGGCCTCGACCGCGTACCCCAGCCCGCGCAGCGCTTCGACCAGCTCCGCCGGACCCGCCGGCTCGATCCCGGCCGTCAGCAGGTCCCGCACCAGCCGCCCCTTGGTCGCCTTGTTGAAGTGGCTGACGACGGAGCGCTTCTCCACCCCGTCCACGATCTTCGACTGGAGCACCCGCACGGTCGCGGTCCGCCCGGCGACCTCCCCCTTGGGCTTCCACGCCGTCGCGTACGCCGCCGAACGCAGATCGAGCACCAGGCCCGCCCCGGCCGCCTGCGGCATCACCTCCGCCATCGGCCCCCGCCAGTACGCCCCCAGCGCGCCGAGCGCCGGCAGCTTCACCCCCATCGAGCAGCGGTACGACGGGATCCGGTCATCGATCCGCACGGCGCCCCACAGACCCGAGAACACCAGCAGCGACCGCTCGGCCAGCTTCCGCGCCGCCCCGTCCAGGGAGCCGAGCCCCAGGGCGTCGTACAGCACCCCGGTGTAGATCTCCCCGGCCGGCGCCGTCCCCGCCGTACGCAGCCCCGCGTTCTTCGCGACCTCCCCCCTGAGGCCGTCGCTCAGCCCGAGCACCTCCTGCGCCTTGCCCGCATCGGCCGCGCACAGCTCGACCAGCTCCGCGAGCACCTCCGCCCGCGCCCCGGCCAGCCCCGGCAGCGACAGCGCCCCGAGATCCAGCGGCCCACCGGCCCCTCCGGCGGCCTTCCCTTCGGACGGCGGCAACAGCACGAGCACGGTGTTCTCCTTCACAGCGGTACGAGCGGGGGTGCGGCCCCGCCGAAAGCTTAGGGTCTGCCCGACAGACACCGGGGCCGACGGGCACCAGGTCCCGGCCTCCCCGCCCCCGCCGACGCACCGAAGCGGCCCCGGCGCCCGCACACCGCGCCGGGAGCGCCCGCCCGCCATAGGCTCGATTTCATGCCCCGTCGCCATATGCATGTGACCGACGCAGCCGAGGCCCCGCTGCGGGCCGCGCTGCACGACCTGCGCGTACGGCTGGAGATCCCGGACCACTTCCCGCCCACCGCACAGGCCGAGGCGGACAGCGCCGCGCGGGCCCCGCGCATCCCGGCCGGCGACGGCGCGGTGGCCACGGAGCACACCCTGTACGACGCCACCGACCTGCCCCTGTTCACCATCGACCCGCCCGGCTCCCAGGACCTGGACCAGGCGATGTTCCTGTCCCGGCGGCCCAACGGCGGCTTCCGCGTCCACTACGCCATCGCGGACATCGCCTCCTTCGTCACCCCGGGCGGCGCCCTGGACGCCGAGGCGCACCACCGGGTGACCACCCTCTACTTCCCCGACGAGCGGATCCCGCTGCACCCGACGGTGCTCAGCGAGGGCGCCGCGAGCCTGCTGCCCGACCAGGACCGCCCGGCCGTCCTGTGGCAGCTCGACCTCGACGCCGACGGCGAGCTGACCCTCGCCTCCGTACGCCGCGCCCTGGTCCGCTCCCGCGCCAAGCTCGACTACGCGGGCGTCCAGCGGGTCCTCGACGACCACACCGCCGAGGAGCCGCTCGCCCTGCTCCGCGAGATCGGACTGCGCCGCGAAGAGCTGGAGGTCGCCCGGGGCGCGATCTCCCTCAACCTCCCCGAGCAGGAGATCGTCGAGCACGACGGCCGCTACACCCTCGAATACCGCGCCCCGCTCCCGGTCTACGGCTGGAACGCCCAGATCTCCCTGCTCACCGGCATGGCCGCCGCCGATCTGATGCTCGCCTCCGGCACCGGCGTCCTGCGCACCCTGCCCACCGCCCCCGACGGTTCGGTCGCCCGCCTCCGCCTCACCGCCCAGGCCCTCGGCGTCGACTGGCCGCACCACACCTCGTACGCGGCCCTGATCCGCACCCTCGACCCGCGTCGCGCCGCGCACGCCGCGTTCCTCCTGGAGTGCACCGCCCTGCTGCGCGGCGCCGGCTACACCGTCTTCGACGGCACCGCCCCGCCCCCCTCCGCGGCCGTGCACGCCGCGGTCGCCGCCCCGTACGCCCACGCCACCGCGCCGCTGCGCCGGCTCGTCGACCGCTACACCTCCGAGCTCTGCCTGGCCGCCTCCGCCGGCCACGGCCCCGCCGACTGGGTCCGCGGCGCGCTGCGCAACCTCCCGCACGAGATGGAGACCGGCACCCAGCGCGCCAACCAGGTCGAACGCGCCTGCGTCGACCTCGTCGAAGCCGCCCTGCTCCGCGACCGGGTCGGCGACACCTTCGAGGCGCTGGTCGTCGACCGTCAGGAGGGCGACCCCACCCAGGGCACCGTCCACCTCTACGAACCGGCCGTCATCGGCCATGTCGCGGCTTCCCCCGACGGCCCCGCGCTGCCCCTCGGCCACCGCATCCAGGTCCGCCTCACCGAGGCCGAACCGGGCCGCGAGCCGGTCCGCTTCACACCGGCGTGACCGGCCCCCCGGCCTCCGCCGCGTCCCCCACACCGTCCTCCACAGCGTCTCGCGACGCCTCCACCGCACTCCGCACGGCCAGCACCGCACTCCGTGCGTCGTCGGCGTGGAACCGCACCGTACGCACCACCTCCCGCCGCCCCAACACCCCTACCGCGACGACCGGTTCGGCCAGCTCCACGGTCACCGACGTCTGCCCGCCCACGGCCATCTCCAGCACCCCGTCGCCCTTCTTCGCGTCCTGCGTCAGCCGCAGGTCGTACCGGACCGCGACGATCCGCTCCAGCGGTATCCGCACCTCCCACCGGGCGCCGGCGCGCAGCAGCAGCGCGTCCGGGCCGAGCACATGCGGCCGGGTGACCGCCGACGCCTGGAACCCCAGCATCATCAGCAGCGTGTAGACATCGGCGACCAGCGCCACCGCATGCGGCGCCGGCATGCCCGCCAGCAGCACACTCACCCCCACCGTCTCCACCAGACACACGAACGTCAGCCCGTACATCAGCGCCGCCTGCGCCCCCGCGTACGCCAGGGCCAGCTCACCCGCCGCCACCCCGGCCCGCCGCCGCGCCACCCAGTGCACCAGGCTCACCTGCCACCGCGCCTCGTGCCGCGCCAGCCGCAGCACCACCTCACGCGCCCCCGGCCCGCTCATCCCGCTCCTCCCCGATCATCCGCATGGCCATCCGCATCGCCTCCGCCTGCGCCGGCGCCAGCTCCATCACCAGCAGCTCCGTCCAGACCTCGGCCTCCCGCCCGGAGCCCGCCACCGGCCCGGCCCCGGCGGCGATCGCCGCCACGGCCCCCTCGGGCACGCTCTCCACCACCGCCCGCGCGGCCTGGGCCACCCGCGGATCGTCCACCGCCGCCCCCGCCAGCGCGTCCAGCAGCCCGTACGCCGCATACGCGCGCTCCATCGACCCCGGCGCCGCGAACATCTCCCGCACCGCCGCCGCCATCGCCCCCTGTGCCCGGCTGTCGCCCGAAGCGTCCAGCAGGGCCAGCAGCTCCCGCTCCCGCGCCGCCATCGCCGGCTCCGGCCCCGGCAGCGCCGCCGACGTCCGCGCCATCTCCGCGAACAGCTCGGCCAGTTGCTCCGACACCGGCCCCTCCTCCGGCAACCCGCCCACTTCCTCCGCCCGCCGCAGCAGCCCGGCCAGCCGCGCCCGCCGCTCCCGGATCGCCGCCTCCTGCCGCGCCAGATCCCCGTCCAGCTCGGCCAGCACGTCCCGCAGCTCCCGCTCCGCGTCATCGGCCAGGACGTCCCTGACCTCCTCCAGCCCGATGCCCAGCTCCGTCAGCCGCCGCACCCGCGCCAGCGCCACCGCGTCCCGCAGCCCGTACTCCCGGTACCCGTTGGCCCGCCGCTCCGGCTCCGGCAGCAGCCCGACGTGGTGGTAGTGCCGCACGGTCCGCGTACTGACCCCCGCCAGCGCGGCAAGCTCCCCGATCCTCATCCCGCGTCCCCGCTCCTCATCCCGCTTCCCCCATCCCCATACCGCCATGAAAAACGTTGACGCCGCGGCAAGGTCAAGCCCCCGCGGCCCGCCAGGTAGCATGGTCACCACGGCGGACGAGCCGGCCGGGCGGCCGCGTGGGGATCCCGTATCCCCCCGAGGAACGTCCGGGCTCCACAGGGCAGGGTGGTGGGTAACGCCCACCCGGGGTGACCCGCGGGACAGTGCCACAGAAAGCAGACCGCCGGGGACCTCGGTCCTCGGTAAGGGTGAAACGGTGGTGTAAGAGACCACCAGCCTCCGAGGTGACTCGGAGGGCTAGGTAAACCCCACCCGGAGCAAGGTCAAGAGGGGGCATCGGAAGATGCCCCTGCGCGGATGTATGAGGGCAGCCCGCCCGAGTCCGCGGGTAGACCGCACGAGGCTGCCGGCAACGGCAGCCCTAGATGGATGGCCGCCTCCCGGCCGACCGCAAGGTCGCCCGGAGACAGAACCCGGCGTACAGGCCGGTCTCGTCCGCCCCACCTGGGATTTCACCCTGGAAAGGGCCTCTGGCCTGCATCCGAGGCCCTTTCCGAGCTTTCAGGGGCTTGCGGCTTTGGGCGGCCGAAAGTCCCTCGGAAGTCCCTCTGGCAGAGCTGAAAGTCCCTGAAAAATCCCAGAGGTGGGCGGTCACCGGAGGCGTCTGAGCAGCCGTTCCACGGGCGTACCCATGCTGATGATGTAGTTGCATGCCGCCCAAGGCGCTGCCCCTCTGGGAGCGGGGTGGATAGGTCCGTCGGCGCGATCTCCGCCTGCGCGGAGCAGATGTCAAGACCGGAAACAACATTCGAGCGGAGAATGGATCATCTCCGCGGACGCGGAGTGGACATCGCCCAGACGTCCGGGGCGGTTCAGGCCAGTGGCCGAATGCGCTGCTTGGCCTCGTGGATGAACACCTTGCTGTACCTGTGGGCCTGCCTGTATCGCGCGACAAGATCTCCGCGGCCATTTCGGTGAACGGCCCGTGATCCCGTCTGCTCCAGTTCGTGGCACGTTG
This window encodes:
- a CDS encoding zinc ribbon domain-containing protein codes for the protein MNAAPADQIRLLDVQSLDVRLTQLAHRRKNLPELAELTTLEADLTQQRDLLVAAQTEESDTSREQTKAEQDVDQVRQRAARDQKRLDSGAITSPKDLENLQRELASLAKRQGDLEDVVLEVMERRETAQERAAELTGRVGAIQAKVDDATARRDAAYAEIDAEAATVTKERELTVADLPEALVKLYDKIRTREGGVGAARLYQRRCEGCRLELNITELNDVRAAAADAVVRCENCSRILVRTPDSGL
- the yaaA gene encoding peroxide stress protein YaaA, which encodes MLVLLPPSEGKAAGGAGGPLDLGALSLPGLAGARAEVLAELVELCAADAGKAQEVLGLSDGLRGEVAKNAGLRTAGTAPAGEIYTGVLYDALGLGSLDGAARKLAERSLLVFSGLWGAVRIDDRIPSYRCSMGVKLPALGALGAYWRGPMAEVMPQAAGAGLVLDLRSAAYATAWKPKGEVAGRTATVRVLQSKIVDGVEKRSVVSHFNKATKGRLVRDLLTAGIEPAGPAELVEALRGLGYAVEAEAPAKAGRAWGVDVIVTEL
- a CDS encoding RNB domain-containing ribonuclease → MPRRHMHVTDAAEAPLRAALHDLRVRLEIPDHFPPTAQAEADSAARAPRIPAGDGAVATEHTLYDATDLPLFTIDPPGSQDLDQAMFLSRRPNGGFRVHYAIADIASFVTPGGALDAEAHHRVTTLYFPDERIPLHPTVLSEGAASLLPDQDRPAVLWQLDLDADGELTLASVRRALVRSRAKLDYAGVQRVLDDHTAEEPLALLREIGLRREELEVARGAISLNLPEQEIVEHDGRYTLEYRAPLPVYGWNAQISLLTGMAAADLMLASGTGVLRTLPTAPDGSVARLRLTAQALGVDWPHHTSYAALIRTLDPRRAAHAAFLLECTALLRGAGYTVFDGTAPPPSAAVHAAVAAPYAHATAPLRRLVDRYTSELCLAASAGHGPADWVRGALRNLPHEMETGTQRANQVERACVDLVEAALLRDRVGDTFEALVVDRQEGDPTQGTVHLYEPAVIGHVAASPDGPALPLGHRIQVRLTEAEPGREPVRFTPA
- a CDS encoding Nif3-like dinuclear metal center hexameric protein, producing the protein MPVLSEVLAALDVLWPPERAEGWDAVGTVCGDPGAEVRRVLFAVDPVQEIVDEAVQLGADLLVTHHPLYLRGTTTVAASTFKGRVVHTLIKHDIALHVAHTNADTADPGVSDALAGALDLRILRPLVPDASDPAGRRGLGRICELPHPMTLSELAGHAAARLPATAQGIRAAGDPDREIRTLAVSGGSGDSLFDDVRAAGVDAFLTADLRHHPASEATQHGPLALLDAAHWATEWPWCEQAAAQLDAVSDRHGWGLRTHVSRTVTDPWTAHAASAPLTSPPDNSHTTGAPR
- the eda gene encoding bifunctional 4-hydroxy-2-oxoglutarate aldolase/2-dehydro-3-deoxy-phosphogluconate aldolase, producing MGGVTHAASSPVPSPGPPAPCGSGGPSSPSVLGLAPVIPVVVLQDAADAVPLARALVAGGLPAIEITLRTPAAPDAIRAVAAEVPDAVVGAGTVLTPGQVAAAGAAGAAFLVSPGWSPRLLHAMRGSGRPFLPGVSTASEVVALLEEGVTEMKFFPAEAAGGTAYLASLAAPLPRARFCPTGGIGPATASSYLALPNVGCVGGSWMLPADALAAKDWGRVRQLAREAAALAP
- a CDS encoding MerR family transcriptional regulator codes for the protein MRIGELAALAGVSTRTVRHYHHVGLLPEPERRANGYREYGLRDAVALARVRRLTELGIGLEEVRDVLADDAERELRDVLAELDGDLARQEAAIRERRARLAGLLRRAEEVGGLPEEGPVSEQLAELFAEMARTSAALPGPEPAMAARERELLALLDASGDSRAQGAMAAAVREMFAAPGSMERAYAAYGLLDALAGAAVDDPRVAQAARAVVESVPEGAVAAIAAGAGPVAGSGREAEVWTELLVMELAPAQAEAMRMAMRMIGEERDERAGGA
- a CDS encoding bifunctional RNase H/acid phosphatase; amino-acid sequence: MARKLIVEADGGSRGNPGPAGYGAVVLDPATGEALAEAAEFIGTATNNVAEYKGLLAGLRAAHALDPQATVHVRMDSKLVVEQMSGRWKIKHPDMKPLAAEAKTVFPVDQVSYEWIPREKNKHADRLANEAMDAGKNGKQWEPRDSRAALATAGAPARSAAARAADRAAEAAETGEQAPAAPPLGWGAPDLGVPATFVLLRHGETALTPEKRFSGSGGTDPELSAAGRRQAEATAAALAARGTIQAVVSSPLRRCRETADAVAARLGLDVRVEDGLRETDFGAWEGLTFAEVRERFPEDLDAWLGSVKAAPTGGGESFAATARRVAVARDKLLARYAGRTVLLVTHVTPIKTLVRLALGAPPESLFRMELSAASLSAVAYYADGNASLRLLNDTSHLR